The following nucleotide sequence is from Ficedula albicollis isolate OC2 chromosome Z unlocalized genomic scaffold, FicAlb1.5 N00090, whole genome shotgun sequence.
ATTGGACTGGAAAATGTGCATCGTCTTCCCACAGTgaatttaaataataacaacagtGTATTCATCTGCAATGTTTTCTGTAggagttggcttttttttttctccttctgctgttGAACACTTTGAGTAAAAATAAAGGTACAGAGTGAATGTGGAAAAGAGAGCAAGTGATTTCTATGGCAAATACCTTTTGCCATTATCTCTTGGTGTAAATTATGTAGTATATTAGTTTTCAATGAGAACTGAACTCCAACTGGGATCAATGAATATGACATGAACTAGTCACAGCTTTCTATGTACCTCAGGTCCATTTATGTTTTACACTCTCCTTCCATTATCTTGATGTCAAAGTAGGCCTATTTTCATAGGGAACAGCCTAAAATCTCATCTTTGCTGTCAATAGAGCTATACTGGCACTCCCCACAAGCAAAGGCAATGAAAACAAGTTGACATTCAGGTTTGTACTGATAAATCATGTTAGTTCCACCTTTGTTTACTAGCATCGTAGAAACAGTGATAGGAAGGATGGAAAATTTTTAGTTTTCCCTTGTTAAAGACCCTTACCTAAGCCCAGTAATTTCACCTCCTTTTAAGAGCCTTACCTAAGCCCAGTAATTTCACCTCCTTTTCTTTAACAGCTGCAAGGAAACATTTGTTACACTTTAGGTAAAGTTATCATTGAAACAGAGATCATGTAGAAAgtctacattttaaatttttttgcacTATAGTGATGACAACTTGTTTGAATTTTTTCGTTGGAAAATTCGTATGAACAAGTTAAGAGGTACTTTGCAGAGGTTAATTGTGCTCATGTACATTTTCATGCAAGTCTGACAGTAGAGATCCAATCACACGATCTTTAATCTTCCGAGTTTCACATTTACACTCTTCTACAATCATGATTTCTTTGACCACTGGAACAGAATCAGTGCAGTTGAGATCCAGGCGCTTCATAGAGAACTTGCTGGGCAAGCAATGAGAACAAAAGGTATAAAGATGATCTTCTGAACCAGGAACATGAAAAGAACTACATTTTCCAAAACATAGGTTATTCTGTATGATCACCTTCTCACAGCCGTTATGAGTAACACCCTGAAACAGAAAGCAGTTTAAGTTTCTGATGCAGAAATGGCCCATGGACTTTGCTAGAAggcaggaacaaaaaaaaagggggggaaaaacccaaaactactgcacttttttcttctcagaacaAATAGTACAGGTTTCTAGGCAACATCTGTATGTACATATGTCTATATGAAATAAATTAGTTCTGGATGTGAAAAGACGTGGTCCTTGAGAGATTGTGATTACAGAAACACTGAGAATAGATGATGACCTACAAGGAATACAGCACTTTTACCTATACTATTTCCTTGTCTTGATGTTACAATATGACAGAATGGCTTCATTTTTGCATGGGATAATTTACCAGTTCTCCAAATTCTTAGCACAGAATTAGACATAAGCATCAGTTTTCTAATTAATACAGGAGAAAACAATCCTTCCTTAGCCGTAAGAAAACAACCAGCTTTTCCTTTACATACTTGTCCTGAGAGTCTGTATATGCACATATGCGTGCACACAcgtacgtgtgtgtgtgtgtgtgtgtgcgcacACAcgtacgtgtgtgtgtgtgtgtacacatacatatctatatctatacatagagagagagagaggtcaTAATTCAGATCTACAGTTGAGATATATATCCATTGAATGGGTAATTGCTTGTCATTTCCCTGGCTGCTTAGACTATGTCCAAGTATCTgtgcataaaaataataaataactaTTAAAATTTAGAGCATGGCTTTCCAGTGCTGCAATTTAGCAGTTTGCCTCATCGGACTAAAACTTTTCCTCAGTGTCTTTTAGCCATTTATCATGAGCAAGTGTTCTGAAGCCCTTTGACTGTGCCACTCAAATAACCCCTGTCCCTTTAGCTGCTGATTACAAGAGACAGGGGAAAGGcgtgtttgttttcttggatACTTGTTCTTACCTGGGCAAAAGGCAGGGTTCTGCAGTTTTCTTGGTGCATTTCATTGGTCTTAATTGGCAGGACAACCTCTTCAGatgctgaatttttctttagCATGAAATGGTCCCAGAATTTCTTGGCATCTTTTCTGTAGGGAAATTCAGATTCTCTCTTGTTGGAATGATGGGGTGGAGAGAAGTTTTCCACAGGAGAGATCTCTCGGGGTGCAACCCATGTTCTCGGGTTTTGGTCTACATGGAGTCCTGCATTGGGAAGGATGAATctagacatttttttctcctctttcttctcacTTCCAGATGCTGTCTGTGGAATTGATACAAAAAAGCTTGGTACTTTCAGGGTCTCTTCAACGACTATTGGGTTCTCGCTTACCAGCTCAGGAGAACTTTGActttcaaaaagctttttgttcACGTAGAGAAAGTGATGAAATGgccttctgcttttcctttgctgtgaaGTTCTCTGTAGCTCTGTGGCTCCAAGACATGAGAGCACTAAGATCTGAAGGAGAAGCAGTGACATGATCCTGGAAAGGGCAATCCTGTAGACCTGCTGCTATTGCTGTGAGTGTAGTATGCTAGCTTTATACAAGAACCTAGAGTCAGATTatggcagaggagaggagggctCAGAGGAGACCCTGGTGGGGCTAATTGCATTCAATTACTGTAGATTACAATTATGATAGGGAAGTTTGTGCTAATGAAACTCTGCTTTCAATCTGAGTTATGTGTATTAGAAGCCCCTATCTAAAATCTAGTAACCCAGGATGTTGTGGAGGACAGGAGGAGTCAACAGGAGGAAATGTTTGGATAAGGTGTCTAGTTTAGGCTGAGGAATTAAGTAAACATTTGAGGTTGTGTATTAGAATGTTCAATGGGGTCTTCATTGTTTATTTTGACTTTCCATTCCATACAGCCAG
It contains:
- the CER1 gene encoding cerberus, which gives rise to MSLLLLQILVLSCLGATELQRTSQQRKSRRPFHHFLYVNKKLFESQSSPELVSENPIVVEETLKVPSFFVSIPQTASGSEKKEEKKMSRFILPNAGLHVDQNPRTWVAPREISPVENFSPPHHSNKRESEFPYRKDAKKFWDHFMLKKNSASEEVVLPIKTNEMHQENCRTLPFAQGVTHNGCEKVIIQNNLCFGKCSSFHVPGSEDHLYTFCSHCLPSKFSMKRLDLNCTDSVPVVKEIMIVEECKCETRKIKDRVIGSLLSDLHENVHEHN